A segment of the Streptomyces sp. NBC_01235 genome:
TGGGGCACCAGTAACACGTAGCAGCCGTCACTGCGGCACCAGGAAGAGTCACCCCCAGGGGGCGCGGGGCTGTGACATATGCGGCCGCGCCGCGCGGGCGCGACCAGCCACAACGCACCCACACCCGTAAACCGCACGCACCTCCACGGCGCCCGACGGCCAAACCCAAGCGGAGCGTGCGGCAGAATTTTCGCCATGGGGATAGTCGCCGGGTTGGACAGTTCGCCCGATTTCACTCGTATCGTCGTCTGCGACGCGGACACCGGAGCCGTGCTCCGGCAGGGATATGCGCCGCATCCGATGGAAGGCGCCGAGAGCGGTGGGCGGCCCTCCGATGTCGATCCGCAGGCCTGGCTGCTGTCCCTGGGCGAGGCCGCGGGCGGTGGGCTGCTCGAAGGTGTGCAGGCCATCGGGGTGTCCTCGCAGCAGAACGCCGTCGTGCCGCTGGACTCACAGGGCAACACCGTGCGCCCGGCGATGGTCGGCGGCGACAAGCGCGCGCAGGTCGCGGCGGCCGACCTGGTCGACGCGCTCGGCGGGCGCGAGGCGTGGGCGCAGGCGGTGGGATGCGTGCCCCAGGCGGCCCAGCCGGTGACCAAGCTGCGCTGGCTGGCAAAGAACGAGCCGGACGCCGCCGCGCGGACCGCCGTGCTGCTCCAGGCCCACGACTGGCTGGTGTGGCAGCTGCTCGGGCGGCCCGTGCGAAGGACCACCGATCGCGGTGGGGCCTCCGGGACCGGCTACTGGTCCGCCGCCACCGGCGGCTACCGTCCCGACCTCGTGGAGCTGGCGCTCGGTCACCAGACCATGCTGCCCGAGGTGATCGGGCCGTCCGACGCGGCCGGTACGACGCCGGAGGGGCTGCTGATCTCCGCCGGGACCGGCGAGACCATGGCCGCGGCCCTGGGTCTCGGGATCGGGCTCGGCGACGCGGTCGTGTCGCTGGGCGCCTCCGGGTCCGTGATGGCCGTGCACCCCGAGGCGCTCGTCGACCAGAGCGGGATGATCACCTCCCTGGCGGACGCGACCGGCATGCATCTGCCCGTCGTCACCACCCTGAACGCCGTACGGACCCTGCGGGGCGCCGCCGAGCTGGTCGGGGCGGCCGATCTGGAGGCGCTGTCGGACCTGGCGATGAAGTCGACGCCGGGGTCGCACGGGCTGGTCATGCTGCCCTACCTGGAGGGTGAGCGGACGCCGAACCTGCCGCACACCGCCGGGACGCTGGCCGGGCTGCGGCGCGAGTCCATGAAGCCCGAGCACTTCGCGCGGGCCGCCTTCGAGGGCATGCTGTGCGGGCTCGCGGACGCGCTCGACGTGCTGCGCGGCCGGGGCGTGGACGTGCGGCGGATCTTCCTGCTCGGGGCGGCGGCCGAGCTGCCGGCCGTGCAGTCGGCGGCGCCCGCGCTGTTCGGGGCGCAGGTCGTCGTACCGCAGCCGGCGGACTACGCGGCGATCGGGGCGGCCCGGCAGGCGGCGTGGGCGCTCGGCGTCTCGCAGGGCACCCTCGACCCGCGGAACCCGCCGGCCTGGCAGGGGGCGGCGGCGCAGGTTCTGGACCCGGGTGAGGAGCTGGCCGTGGGGCAGGCGGTGCGCCAGCAGTTCGTGTCGGTGCGCGAGCAGACGCATCCCGGGGCGTTTCGCGCGTGACGCTCTCCACCGAAGGCCGGAAAACCTCCGCCATCGGCTTAATCGGTTGAGGTAACGCGGGTGGAGTGGTCGACGATAGGGGCCAGGGGCAACCGAATGCCCGTGCCCCTCCCGCCGACTCCGAGAGACGTAGCGTGCTCATACGACTACTGAGGACCTACCTCAGGCCCTACCGAAAACCCATCACCCTGCTGGTGCTGCTGCAGTTCCTGCAGACCTGCGCCACCCTCTACCTGCCCACACTCAACGCCCACATCATCGACAAGGGCGTCGTCGAGGGCGACACCGGCTACATCCTGTCCTTCGGCGGCGTGATGATCGGCATCTCGCTCGCACAGGTCGTGTGCAACATCGGCGCGGTGTACTACGGCGCCAGGACCGCCGCCGCGCTCGGCCGGGACGTGCGGGCGGCCGTCTTCGACCGGGTGCAGTCCTTCTCCGCCCGCGAGATCGGCCACTTCGGCGCGCCCACGCTGATCACCCGGACGACGAACGACGTCCAGCAGATCCAGATGCTGACCCTGATGACGTTCACGCTGTTGGTGTCGGCCCCCATCATGTGCGTGGGCGGCATCGTGCTGGCGCTCGGCCTGGACGTGCCGTTGTCCGGGGTGCTGGTCGCCGTGGTGCCGACCCTGGGCATCTGCGTGACGCTGATCGTGCGCCGGCTGCGGCCGCTGTTCCGGTCCATGCAGGTGAAGTTGGACACCGTGAACCGGGTGCTGCGCGAGCAGATCAGCGGCAACCGGGTCATCCGGGCCTTCGTCCGGGACGAGTACGAGCAGCAGCGGTTCCGGAAGGCCAACGCCGACCTCACGGACATCTCGCTGAAGACCGGCAACCTGCTCGCGCTGATGTTCCCGGTGGTCATGACCACGGTGAACCTGTCGTCGATCGCGGTGGTCTGGTTCGGGGCCCACCGCATCGACAGCGGCGGCATGCAGATCGGTGATCTGACCGCCTTCCTCGCCTACCTCATGCAGATCGTCATGTCCGTGATGATGGCCACCTTCATGTTCATGATGGTGCCGCGCGCGGAGGTGTGCGCCGAGCGCATCCAGGAGGTGCTGGACACCTCTTCGTCGGTCGTGCCGCCGATGGCACCTGTCACCGAGCTGCGCCGGCACGGGCATCTGGAGATCCGGGGCGCGGGCTTCCGCTATCCCGGCGCCGAGGAGCCCGTCCTCAAGGGCGTCGAGCTGGTGGCGCTGCCCGGTGAGACGACCGCCGTGATCGGCTCGACCGGCAGCGGCAAGTCCACGCTGCTCGGGCTGGTGCCCCGGCTGTTCGACGCGACCGAGGGCGAGGTGCTCGTCGACGGGGTGGCCGTCGCCGAGGTCGACCCGGTGCTGCTGGCGAAGACCGTCGGACTCGTGCCGCAGAAGCCGTACCTGTTCGCGGGCACGGTCGCCACCAACCTGCGCTACGGCAATCCGGACGCCACGGACGAGGAGTTGTGGCACGCGCTGGAGGTGGCGCAGGCCAAGGACTTCGTGAGCAAGCTGGAGAACGGGCTGGACTCCCCCATCGCGCAGGGCGGCACGAACGTCTCCGGTGGTCAGCGGCAGCGGCTCGCGATCGCCCGTACGCTCGTGCAGCGGCCGGAGATCTACCTCTTCGACGACTCCTTCTCCGCCCTCGACTACGCCACCGACGCGGCACTGCGGGCGGCGCTCGGGCGGGAGACCGCCGAGGCGACCGTCGTGATCGTCGCCCAGCGGGTGGCGACCATCCGCGACGCCGACCGGATCATCGTCCTCGACGAGGGCCGGGTCGTCGGCACGGGCACGCACCGCGAGCTCATGGCGGACAACGAGACCTATCGGGAGATCGTGCTCTCCCAGCTCACGGAAGCGGAGGCAGCCTGATGGCCGGGCCCATGGGGCGCATGATGGCGGGCACCGGTCCCGAGAACCGCTCGCTGGACTTCAAGGTGTCCGGCAAACGGCTGCTCGGCCACTTCAGGCCGGAGCGGCTCACCCTCTACGCGATGCTGGTCTGCGTGGTGCTGAGCGTCGGCCTCAACGTGGTCGGGCCGAAGATCCTCGGCAAGGCCACCGACCTGGTCTTCGCGGGCATCATCGGACGGCAGATGCCGGCCGGGGCGAGCAAGGAGCAGGTCCTCGACTCGATGCGGGAGCGCGGCGAGGGCAGCGTCGCGGACATGCTCAGGAGCACGGACTTCACGCCCGGCAAGGGCATCGACTTCGGCGAGGTCGGTGAGGTCCTGCTGTTCGCGCTCGGCGTGTTCCTCGTCGCCGGTCTGCTGATGGCGGTGGCGACGCGCCTGGTCAACAAGGCCGTCAACCGCACGATGTTCCGGATGCGCGAGGACGTGCAGACGAAGCTGTCGCGGCTGCCGCTGTCGTACTTCGACAAGCGCCAGCGCGGTGAGGTGCTCTCCCGTGCGACGAACGACATCGACAACATCGGGCAGACGCTCCAGCAGTCGATGGGCCAGCTCATCAACTCGCTGCTGACCATCATCGGCGTGCTGGCGATGATGTTCTGGGTGTCGTGGCTGCTCGCGCTGGTCGCGCTGGTGACCGTGCCGCTGTCGTTCGTCGTCGCCACGCGGGTGGGCAAGCGGTCGCAGCCGCACTTCGTGCAGCAGTGGCGCACCACCGGCAAGCTCAACGCGCACATCGAGGAGATGTACACCGGCCACACGCTGGTGAAGGTGTTCGGCCGCCAGGAGGAGTCGGCCGGGCAGTTCGCCGAGCAGAACGAGGCGCTGTACGAGGCCGGGTTCAAGGCGCAGTTCAACAGCGGTGTCATGCAGCCGCTGATGATGTTCGTGTCGAACATCAACTACGTCCTGGTGGCGGTGGTGGGCGGCCTGCGCGTCGCGTCGGGCGCCCTCTCCATCGGTGACGTGCAGGCGTTCATCCAGTACTCGCGCCAGTTCTCGATGCCGCTGACGCAGGTCGCGTCGATGGCGAACCTGGTGCAGTCGGGCGTCGCCTCGGCCGAGCGGATCTTCGAACTCCTGGACGCGGAGGAGCAGGAGGCGGATCCGGTGGCGGCCGAGCGGCCCGCGGAGCTGCGCGGACGGGTGGCGCTGGAGGGCGTGTCCTTCCGGTACGACCCGCAGAAGCCGCTGATCGAGGACCTGTCGCTGACGGTGGAGCCCGGCCACACGGTCGCCATCGTCGGCCCGACGGGCGCCGGCAAGACGACGCTGGTGAACCTGCTCATGCGGTTCTACGACGTCTCCGGCGGGCGCATCACCCTCGACGGCGTCGACGTCGGGCGGATGTCCCGCGACGAACTGCGCGCCGGGATCGGCATGGTGCTCCAGGACACCTGGCTGTTCGGCGGCACCATCGCGGAGAACATCGCGTACGGGGCGTCGCGGGAGGTCACCCGCGGCGAGATCGAGGAGGCGGCACGGGCGGCGCACGCCGACCGGTTCGTCCGCACCCTCCCCGACGGCTACGACACCGTGATCGACGACGAGGGCAGCGGGGTCAGCGCCGGTGAGAAGCAGCTGATCACCATCGCGCGGGCGTTCCTGTCCGACCCGACGATCCTGGTGCTCGACGAGGCCACCAGCTCCGTCGACACCCGCACCGAGGTGCTGATCCAGAAGGCGATGGCGAAACTGGCCCACGGGCGTACGTCCTTCGTCATCGCGCACCGGCTGTCGACCATCCGGGACGCCGACACGATCCTGGTGATGGAGAACGGCTCGATCGTCGAGCAGGGCGCCCATGCCGAGCTGCTCGCGGCCGACGGCGCGTACGCGCGGCTGTACAAGGCGCAGTTCGCGCAGGCGGTCGCGGAGGTCGACTGAGCGGCGCCCTGGGCCGGCGCGGGCGGGTGGGGGCACTCGCCCGCGCCGGGTGCCGCTCTCTTCGGCCCGGGGGCGGCCTGGGGCCCCCAGGCCCTTGAGGCGGGCTCTGGGGGGGAAAGCACGACCGCCCGCGGCCGCGTCAGTCGAGATAGCCGCGCAGCTGGTCCGCGAAGGCGTGGTCGCGGAGTTTGTTGAGGGTCTTCGACTCGATCTGCCGTATCCGCTCGCGCGTCACGCCGAAGATCCGGCCGATCTCCTCCAGCGTGCGCGGCCGGCCGTCCGCCAGGCCGTAGCGCAGCTGTACGACCTTCCGCTCGCGTTCGCCGAGCGTGGAGAGCACGGCCTCCAGGTGCTCGCGCAGCAGCAGGAAGGCCGCCGACTCGACGGGGCTGGCCGCGTCGCCGTCCTCGATGAGGTCGCCGAGGGCCACGTCGTCCTCCTCGCCCACCGGGGCGTGCAGGGAGACCGGCTCCTGGGCCAGGCGCAGCACCTCGCCGACGCGCTCGGGCGGCAGGTCCAGCTGGGCGGCGACCTCGTCGGGGGTCGGCTCGTAGCCGCGTTCCTGGAGCATGCGGCGCTGGACGCGGACGACCCGGTTGATGAGCTCGACGACATGGACCGGGACGCGGATGGTGCGTGCCTGGTCGGCCAGCGCCCGGGACATGGCCTGGCGGATCCACCAGGTGGCGTACGTGGAGAACTTGTAGCCGCGGGCGTAGTCGAACTTCTCGACCGCACGGATCAGGCCGAGGTTGCCCTCCTGGACGAGGTCGAGCATCGTGAGCCCGCGCCCGATGTACCTCTTGGCGACGGAGACCACGAGCCGCAGGTTGGCCTCGATCAGCCGGCGCTTGGCCATCCGGCCCATGACGACCAGCCGGTCCAGGTCGAGGGCGAGTTCGCTGTCCAGGTCGGGCGTGCTGCTGAGCTTCTCCTCGGCGAACAGGCCCGCCTCCACGCGACGCGCCAGCTCGACCTCCTCGGCCGCGGTGAGCAGCGGGATCCGGCCGATCTCGCGCAGGTACTGGCGGAACAGGTCCGAGGAGGGGCCGCTGTTGTCCACGGCGCGGGCGCGGGGCGGTACGACGGGCTCGGGCTCCGGCCCGTCCTCGAGAACCTCGGCGGGCGGATCGGCGGGCTCCGCCTCCGTCTCCGCCTCCGTCTCCGCCTCCGTCTCCGGGTGGTGCGCGGCACGGTTCTGCGGCGGGACCGCGACGAGGACGTCCCTCTCGGCGTCCGCTTCCGTGCCGTCGGTCGTGCCGGCCGTGCCGGCCGTACTGTCGGCGGTGCTGTCGGTGTGGCTCAGGGTCTGGGTCTGCACGGGGGCGACCTCCAGGATGATCGCTGCTGAGGTGAGCAGCAGCGGTACTTCGGGGGCGGAGTCGGCGGCCAGGCCGCTGTCCGTCCGGGATCGGCCGCGCTCCGAGGACTCAGGCACCGCAACCCAGTGTGGAGTACGACACATCGCCGCCACGAGGGGCGTGCGGTGACTTTTTGAGTCCGGTCCGTGACCGCGTGGTGACCGTGCCGGGGCGCGGGCTCAGAGAGCGGACGGACCCTCGTGCTGGAGTGCCCTGTCGTACCTGGTCAGGATCATCATCTCGTTCTGGACGGCGGCCGCCTGGGCCGGGTCCGTGTGGCCGAGGCGGGTCAGCGTGCTCTGCAGATCGGTGAGCCGGCGCGTCACGGCCCTGCGGCGGACGGTCACGAGCTGCTCGCCCGCGTAGTTCTCGTCGACCGTGCGGCGCATGATCGCCTCGACCGCGAGCTCGGTCACCATCGCGCGGACCGTGTCGTCGGGCGCGGCCTCCCGGACCCGTACGAGGTACTCCTGGCCGTCCTGCATGCCCCACTCGGCGCCGCCCGCGTCCTGGATCGCCTGGCGTACGGCGGCGTAGGGGGCGGCGGTGAACTCGTCGACGCCGTACGCGTCGAAGGCCGGGGCGACCAGTTCGGGGCGCTGGAGGGCGAGTTTGAGCAGCTCGCGTTCGGTGGCGTAGACCGCGTTGCGCAGGTTGAGGGCGGGGCCGCCGGCGGTGGGCCGGGGGGCGGCGTCGTACGGCTGGGAACCGCCGCGGGCCGGCGCGGGGCCCTTGCCGCCCCGGTCGCGGGCCCAACGGGCCAGCTGGGCGACCCTCTTGACGACGAACTGGGTGTCCAGGATGCCGAGCATGCCGGCGAGCTGGACGGCGACCTCGTGCTGGGCGCCGCTGTTCTTGATGCGGGCGACGATGGGCGCCGCCTCGTCCAGCGCGGCGGCGCGGCCCGCCGGGGTGTCGAGGTCGTAGCGGACGACGATCTGGCGCAGCGCGAACTCGAAGAGCGGGGTGCGGGGTTCGACCAGGTCGGCGACCGCCTCGTCGCCCTTGGCGAGACGCAGGTCGCAGGGGTCCATGTTGTCGGGGGCGATGGCGATGTACGTCTCGGCGGCGAACTTCTGGTCGTCCTCGAAGGCACGCAGGGCAGCCTTCTGGCCGGCCGCGTCGCCGTCGAAGGTGAAGATGACGCGGGCCGATCCGTTGTCCATCAGCAGCCGGCGGAGGATCTTGATGTGGTCGCCGCCGAAGGCGGTGCCGCAGGTGGCGATGGCCGTCGTCACCCCAGCGAGGTGGCAGGCCATCACGTCGGTGTAACCCTCGACGACGACGGCCCGGCTGGTCTTGGCGATGTGCTGCTTGGCGAGGTCGATGCCGTACAGGACCTGGGACTTGCGGTAGATCGCCGTGTCGGGGGTGTTGAGGTACTTGGGCCCGTTGTCGGCCTCGTAGAGCTTGCGGGCGCCGAACCCGACGACTTCCCCTCCGATGTCGCGGATGGGCCACATCAGCCGGCCACGGAAGCGGTCGATGGGCCCGCGACGGCCCTCCTGGGAGAGCCCGGAGAGGAGCAGTTCCTTGTCGGTGAAGCCCTTGCCGCGCAGGAAGCGGGTGAGGTGGTCCCAGCCCTGGGGGCTGTAGCCGACGCCGAAGTGGACGGCGGCGGCCTGGTCGAAGCCGCGGTCGGCGAGGAAGATCCGGCCGGTGTCGGCCTCGGGGCTGGTGGCGAGCTGTTCCGCGTACCACTCGGCGGCGATCTTGTGGGCCTCGACCAGACGGATGCGTTCGCCGCGCTGGTGGGAGGGGTTGTAGCCGCCCTCCTCGTAGCGCAGCGTGATGCCGGCCTGGGCGGCGAGGCGCTCGACGACCTCGGAGAAGGTGAGGTGGTCGACCTTCATCACGAACGTGATGGTGTCGCCGCCCTCCTGGCAGCCGAAGCAGTGGAAGAGCCCCTTGCTCGGGCTGACCTGGAAGGACGGCGACTTCTCGTCGTGGAACGGGCACAGCCCCTTGAGGTTGCCGCCGCCCGCGTTGCGCAGCTGGAGGTACTCGGACACCACGGCGTCGATCGGGACCGCGTCCCGTACCGCCTTCACGTCCTCGTCGTTGATCCGTCCTGCCACGCAGTGATTCTACGGGGCAGGGCCGACACTCCTGAGGCGCCTAGGGAGCCAGGTCCTCCAGTGGGACGTGGGGGTCGGCCAGCGCCTCCGTGTTCACGGGGGTTCTCGACATGATCAGCTTCTGGATCGGCTCTGTGACGTCCCACACGTTCACGTTCATGCCGGCCAGGACGCGGCCCTCCTTGACCCAGAACGCGATGAACTCCCGCTTGCCGGCGTCGCCCCGGATCACCACCTCGTCGTACGTCCCCGGTGGGGCCCAGCCGCTGTACTCCATGCCCAGGTCGTACTGGTCGGAGAAGAAGTAGGGCACGCGGTCGTAGGTGACGTCCTTGCCGAGCATCGCGCGGGCGGCGGCCGGACCGCCGTTCAGCGCGTTGGCCCAGTGCTCCACCCGCAGCCGGGTGTCGAAGAGGCCGTGCGGGAAGGACGCGACGTCGCCGGCGGCGTAAATGTCGGGGTCGGAGGTGCGCAGCTGGGCGTCCACCGCGATCCCGCCGCCGTGGGCGCGGTCGGCGAGGGTGAGGCCGGCCGCCTCCGCGAGGCTCGTCCGGGGGGCCGCGCCGATCGCCGCGAGGACGTCGTGCGCCGGATGCTCCTCGCCGTCGTCGGTGCGGGCGGCGAGGACCATGCCGTCCTGGCCGACGATCTCGGTGAGCCGGGCGCCGAAGTGGAAGCGGACGCCGTGCTCGCGGTGCAGGTCGGCGAAGAGGCCGCCCAGCTCCGGGCCGAGCACTCCGTGCAGCGGGGTCGGCTCCGGTTCGACGACGGTGACCTCGGCGCCGTACTCGCGGGCCGCCGCCGCGATCTCCAGGCCGATCCAGCCGCCGCCGGCGATCACGATGTGGCCGTTGTCCCGGCCGAGGGCGGCCAGGACTCCCTTGAGCCGCTCGGCGTGCGCGAGCCGGCGCAGGTGGTGCACGCCCGCGAGGTCGGTGCCGGGGATGTCCAGCCGGCGCGGCTCGGCGCCGGTGGCCAGGAGCAGCTTGTCGTAGTGGACGAGTGTGCCGTCGTCACCGAAGCGGACCGTCTTCGCGGTGCGGTCGATCGCGTCGACGGTCTGGCCCAGGTGCAGCTCGATGTCGTTCTGCGCGTACCAGGCGGGCTCGTGCACGAAGACGCTCTCGCGCGACTCCTTGCCGAGCAGGTAGCCCTTGGAGAGCGGCGGGCGCTCGTAGGGGTGGTCGCGCTCGTCGCAGATCAGTATCACGCGGCCGGTGAAGCCCTCCGCCCTCAGCGTCTCGGCCGCCTTCGCGCCGGCCAGGCCTCCTCCGACGATGACAAATGTCTGATCCGCGTCGACCACGTGATGCCTCCTCGTAAGCGTGCCGCCACATGCGAGCGTCCCGCACGCAGCGTGATGGGGGAAGGGGGACGTGCCCGATCAGGGCATGCCAGGCCGCGTTCGGGCCCGTTTGGGCGCACCGCGTGCGGATGCGTGCGGCGGGGTGCGCCCTTGCCGGGGGCTCCTGACAGGGACTCCCGACAAGGGCTCTTGTCAGGGTCTCGTCTGCCCCGTCAGGCGGGTGTGAAGCGAGCGGGCCGAGGCGTCGGTGAGGGAGGCGATCTGGTCGACGACGACGCGCTTGCGGGCGCGGTCGTCGGGGGCCCGGTCGAACAGCGCCCGGAACTGGGGGTCGAGGCCGTCCGGAGCGCGGGCGGTGAGCGCCTCGGCGAGCTCGCTGATGACGACACGCTGGTCGGCGCGCAGGCGTTCCTGTTCGGCGCGCTGCATGACGTACCGGTCGGCGACCGCCTTGAGGACCGCGCACTCCAGGCGTGCCTCGTGCGGGACGACGAGTTCGGCGCCGTAACGGGTGAGGCGGCCCGTGCCTCCCCCAGTGCCTGAACGGCCTGGGAGGTACCCCCATCGGATACGCGTGGCGGCCTCGGCGGCCAGGCAGAAACGGCCGATGAGCTGGCTGGTGGCGTCCTTCAGGCCGGCCTGGGCGACCGCCGTGCCGTCGTAGCCGTGCGGCCACCACTCCTGGTCGAGGAGACGGTCGAGGGCGGCGGAGAGTTCGGCCGGGTCGGTGCCGGCCGGAACATAGCGGCCGACGGCGACCCGGAAGATCTCCTGGCGTTCCGGTTCGGCGTGCAGGCAGTCGGGGTCGATGTGCCCCGCGTGCAGGCCGTCCTCCACGTCGTGCACCGAGTAGGCCACGTCGTCCGCCCAGTCCATGACCTGCGCCTCGAAGCAGGTGCGCGTGCCGGGGGCCTCCTTGCGGACCCAGTCGAAGACGGGCCGGTCGTCCTCGTAGACGCCGAACTTGGGGGACGCGGGGTCGGTGGGGTGGGCGCCCCGGGGCCAGGGGTACTTCGTGGCGGCGTCGAGGGTGGCCCGGGTGAGGTTGAGGCCGACGGACCCTTCGTCGGTGAAGCGCTTGGGCTCGATGCGGGTGAGGAGGCGCAGTGACTGGGCGTTGCCCTCGAAGCCGCCGCAGTCCCGCGCGAAGTCGTTCAGGGCCTGTTCGCCGTTGTGGCCGAACGGGGGGTGCCCCAGGTCGTGCGAGAGGCAGGCCGCCTCGACCAGGTCGGGGTCGCAGCCCAGGGCCGCGCCGAGTTCACGGCCCACCTGGGCGCACTCCAGGGAGTGCGTGAGGCGGGTGCGGGGGGTGGCGTCCCATGCCTCGGTGCGCTCTCCCGGTGTGACCACCTGGGTCTTGCCCGCGAGTCTTCTGAGCGCCGAGGAGTGCAGGACGCGTGCGCG
Coding sequences within it:
- a CDS encoding ABC transporter ATP-binding protein, producing MAGPMGRMMAGTGPENRSLDFKVSGKRLLGHFRPERLTLYAMLVCVVLSVGLNVVGPKILGKATDLVFAGIIGRQMPAGASKEQVLDSMRERGEGSVADMLRSTDFTPGKGIDFGEVGEVLLFALGVFLVAGLLMAVATRLVNKAVNRTMFRMREDVQTKLSRLPLSYFDKRQRGEVLSRATNDIDNIGQTLQQSMGQLINSLLTIIGVLAMMFWVSWLLALVALVTVPLSFVVATRVGKRSQPHFVQQWRTTGKLNAHIEEMYTGHTLVKVFGRQEESAGQFAEQNEALYEAGFKAQFNSGVMQPLMMFVSNINYVLVAVVGGLRVASGALSIGDVQAFIQYSRQFSMPLTQVASMANLVQSGVASAERIFELLDAEEQEADPVAAERPAELRGRVALEGVSFRYDPQKPLIEDLSLTVEPGHTVAIVGPTGAGKTTLVNLLMRFYDVSGGRITLDGVDVGRMSRDELRAGIGMVLQDTWLFGGTIAENIAYGASREVTRGEIEEAARAAHADRFVRTLPDGYDTVIDDEGSGVSAGEKQLITIARAFLSDPTILVLDEATSSVDTRTEVLIQKAMAKLAHGRTSFVIAHRLSTIRDADTILVMENGSIVEQGAHAELLAADGAYARLYKAQFAQAVAEVD
- a CDS encoding xylulokinase, coding for MGIVAGLDSSPDFTRIVVCDADTGAVLRQGYAPHPMEGAESGGRPSDVDPQAWLLSLGEAAGGGLLEGVQAIGVSSQQNAVVPLDSQGNTVRPAMVGGDKRAQVAAADLVDALGGREAWAQAVGCVPQAAQPVTKLRWLAKNEPDAAARTAVLLQAHDWLVWQLLGRPVRRTTDRGGASGTGYWSAATGGYRPDLVELALGHQTMLPEVIGPSDAAGTTPEGLLISAGTGETMAAALGLGIGLGDAVVSLGASGSVMAVHPEALVDQSGMITSLADATGMHLPVVTTLNAVRTLRGAAELVGAADLEALSDLAMKSTPGSHGLVMLPYLEGERTPNLPHTAGTLAGLRRESMKPEHFARAAFEGMLCGLADALDVLRGRGVDVRRIFLLGAAAELPAVQSAAPALFGAQVVVPQPADYAAIGAARQAAWALGVSQGTLDPRNPPAWQGAAAQVLDPGEELAVGQAVRQQFVSVREQTHPGAFRA
- a CDS encoding deoxyguanosinetriphosphate triphosphohydrolase, translating into MPYDPPSTERWAHEPDKRPGRTAFQRDRARVLHSSALRRLAGKTQVVTPGERTEAWDATPRTRLTHSLECAQVGRELGAALGCDPDLVEAACLSHDLGHPPFGHNGEQALNDFARDCGGFEGNAQSLRLLTRIEPKRFTDEGSVGLNLTRATLDAATKYPWPRGAHPTDPASPKFGVYEDDRPVFDWVRKEAPGTRTCFEAQVMDWADDVAYSVHDVEDGLHAGHIDPDCLHAEPERQEIFRVAVGRYVPAGTDPAELSAALDRLLDQEWWPHGYDGTAVAQAGLKDATSQLIGRFCLAAEAATRIRWGYLPGRSGTGGGTGRLTRYGAELVVPHEARLECAVLKAVADRYVMQRAEQERLRADQRVVISELAEALTARAPDGLDPQFRALFDRAPDDRARKRVVVDQIASLTDASARSLHTRLTGQTRP
- a CDS encoding RNA polymerase sigma factor, producing the protein MPESSERGRSRTDSGLAADSAPEVPLLLTSAAIILEVAPVQTQTLSHTDSTADSTAGTAGTTDGTEADAERDVLVAVPPQNRAAHHPETEAETEAETEAEPADPPAEVLEDGPEPEPVVPPRARAVDNSGPSSDLFRQYLREIGRIPLLTAAEEVELARRVEAGLFAEEKLSSTPDLDSELALDLDRLVVMGRMAKRRLIEANLRLVVSVAKRYIGRGLTMLDLVQEGNLGLIRAVEKFDYARGYKFSTYATWWIRQAMSRALADQARTIRVPVHVVELINRVVRVQRRMLQERGYEPTPDEVAAQLDLPPERVGEVLRLAQEPVSLHAPVGEEDDVALGDLIEDGDAASPVESAAFLLLREHLEAVLSTLGERERKVVQLRYGLADGRPRTLEEIGRIFGVTRERIRQIESKTLNKLRDHAFADQLRGYLD
- a CDS encoding ABC transporter ATP-binding protein, which encodes MLIRLLRTYLRPYRKPITLLVLLQFLQTCATLYLPTLNAHIIDKGVVEGDTGYILSFGGVMIGISLAQVVCNIGAVYYGARTAAALGRDVRAAVFDRVQSFSAREIGHFGAPTLITRTTNDVQQIQMLTLMTFTLLVSAPIMCVGGIVLALGLDVPLSGVLVAVVPTLGICVTLIVRRLRPLFRSMQVKLDTVNRVLREQISGNRVIRAFVRDEYEQQRFRKANADLTDISLKTGNLLALMFPVVMTTVNLSSIAVVWFGAHRIDSGGMQIGDLTAFLAYLMQIVMSVMMATFMFMMVPRAEVCAERIQEVLDTSSSVVPPMAPVTELRRHGHLEIRGAGFRYPGAEEPVLKGVELVALPGETTAVIGSTGSGKSTLLGLVPRLFDATEGEVLVDGVAVAEVDPVLLAKTVGLVPQKPYLFAGTVATNLRYGNPDATDEELWHALEVAQAKDFVSKLENGLDSPIAQGGTNVSGGQRQRLAIARTLVQRPEIYLFDDSFSALDYATDAALRAALGRETAEATVVIVAQRVATIRDADRIIVLDEGRVVGTGTHRELMADNETYREIVLSQLTEAEAA
- a CDS encoding NAD(P)/FAD-dependent oxidoreductase; protein product: MVDADQTFVIVGGGLAGAKAAETLRAEGFTGRVILICDERDHPYERPPLSKGYLLGKESRESVFVHEPAWYAQNDIELHLGQTVDAIDRTAKTVRFGDDGTLVHYDKLLLATGAEPRRLDIPGTDLAGVHHLRRLAHAERLKGVLAALGRDNGHIVIAGGGWIGLEIAAAAREYGAEVTVVEPEPTPLHGVLGPELGGLFADLHREHGVRFHFGARLTEIVGQDGMVLAARTDDGEEHPAHDVLAAIGAAPRTSLAEAAGLTLADRAHGGGIAVDAQLRTSDPDIYAAGDVASFPHGLFDTRLRVEHWANALNGGPAAARAMLGKDVTYDRVPYFFSDQYDLGMEYSGWAPPGTYDEVVIRGDAGKREFIAFWVKEGRVLAGMNVNVWDVTEPIQKLIMSRTPVNTEALADPHVPLEDLAP
- the dnaG gene encoding DNA primase — its product is MAGRINDEDVKAVRDAVPIDAVVSEYLQLRNAGGGNLKGLCPFHDEKSPSFQVSPSKGLFHCFGCQEGGDTITFVMKVDHLTFSEVVERLAAQAGITLRYEEGGYNPSHQRGERIRLVEAHKIAAEWYAEQLATSPEADTGRIFLADRGFDQAAAVHFGVGYSPQGWDHLTRFLRGKGFTDKELLLSGLSQEGRRGPIDRFRGRLMWPIRDIGGEVVGFGARKLYEADNGPKYLNTPDTAIYRKSQVLYGIDLAKQHIAKTSRAVVVEGYTDVMACHLAGVTTAIATCGTAFGGDHIKILRRLLMDNGSARVIFTFDGDAAGQKAALRAFEDDQKFAAETYIAIAPDNMDPCDLRLAKGDEAVADLVEPRTPLFEFALRQIVVRYDLDTPAGRAAALDEAAPIVARIKNSGAQHEVAVQLAGMLGILDTQFVVKRVAQLARWARDRGGKGPAPARGGSQPYDAAPRPTAGGPALNLRNAVYATERELLKLALQRPELVAPAFDAYGVDEFTAAPYAAVRQAIQDAGGAEWGMQDGQEYLVRVREAAPDDTVRAMVTELAVEAIMRRTVDENYAGEQLVTVRRRAVTRRLTDLQSTLTRLGHTDPAQAAAVQNEMMILTRYDRALQHEGPSAL